AAGATAGGGTGTCATGCTGCATCTCGACACAAGTTGGGTGCCCGATGGGCTGTTCATTTTGCGCAACGGGACAGGGTGGTTATACTCGCAACCTGACAGCGGGGGAAATGGTCGAGCAGGTGCTCATTCACCAACGATTGAGCCAACGCCGCATCTCGCATGTGGTCTACATGGGGATGGGTGAGCCGCTTCTTAATTATGAAAATGTAATCAAGAGCGTCCATTTGTTAAATGACGAACTCGGCATCGGAATGCGCCATGTGGCCATTTCAACAGTCGGGATCGTGCCTAAGATAAAAGAACTTGCCAAACTTCGTCTGCAACTCACACTGGCGATCTCTTTGCATGCGGCAGATGATGAGCTTCGCGAACGAATTATGCGGGTCAGTAAGAAGTGGTCGATTGCGGATTTGATGGCTGCATGTAAAGAATATATAAAATTTACCGGTCGGAAAGTAACATTTGAATACTTAATGCTGTCAGAGATCAATGATACAGAGGAACAGGCAAAGAAACTGGCGAAGTTAGTTCGAGGGATCCAGAGCGTGGTCAACTTGATCCCATTCAATTATGTTGATAACGAGCTAGGATATAAACGCCCTTCAAACGATCGCATTAAGGCTTTTCGAGGTTATCTGGAGAATTTAGGAGTAAATGTCACACAACGGCTTGAACGAGGTCAAAACATTGCGGGTGCTTGTGGTCAACTCAAAGGCCAACATATGGCGCAAAAGAATGACAAAACAACCTCGGTGAGCCAGAAGTGAATAAATGCGGGATAATCCTGCTAATTCTGACGCTTGTCCTTTGTGGATGTGGACAGGGCAAGAAGCGTAATCAGAAGAAAGCAGATAATGACACAATCTATAATGCGCCCGTCAAAGGGATCAAGCTTCAATTTGACGATCCAAAGACGGGAAAGCCCCTTTGGCGGCTTGAAATCGAGAGCGGATCAGCCACCTTTCAAGTAGAAAAAGGAGGATATGGTCAACTCAAAGGCTTGAAAGGGGTGCTTTACGAGAATGGCAAGCCGGCTATTCGAATTAGCGCTGATATTTGTGACTATGACACTGAAAAGCAGACCTTGCGCGCAGTGGGGCATGTTGAGGGGACATCATTCATTAATAGAGTGTCATTTAAAGCGGATAAGATATTTTGGCGTGCAAAATTGAATGAGATCACAGCCGAAGGTCAGCCGGTGATAATTTTCAGAGAACCAGGATTTGAACTGCGCGACGTAAAACTAATCGCTAATACATCGCTCAAGAATATGCATAATTAGGCAAGTCGAAAGTGGATTAGAACTTTTGGCTTGACGGGAGGCTCGTGGTGAAGAAATTCGCAGTTGGATTAATAACCTTAATGGCGCTTGTTGTTTATGCTCAGGCTCCTGCAGCCAAACAACAAGTAAAGTCGACACGTTACGGGGGCACATCTATCTCCGGTTATGAAAAGATCACTGCCCGTGTAAGTGGTGAGGTTTATACATTCATCTATACAGGGGCAGGTACAACCCTCGTTTCTGATGAAGATGATCGCTGGGTCCAAATGCGCGCTCCCAAAGTGGAAGGGCAAGTATCGCCGAATCCTGCCCGTAAAGTAGAGCTTCAAATGCAGTGGGCAAAAGCTACCGGCGGGGTGCATATTATCATAAAACAAAAAGATACAAGTGGAACAGTGATTCGTACGATGAATGCTTCTTCTGATTCTCTTGATTATCAGCAGGAGAGCCGTACTTTCAGTCTGGTAGGCAATGTCAAAGTCGAAACCGATAAGCCAAAAATGATCCAGACAGGAACAAAAGGTACAATTACTCTAGAATCGGACGGCGTCTATACGATTTCTTTCGCTGATGGAACCACCGTTTTTAAGCCAGAGCAACCTGCGCAGGCTCCGAGTAAGTAATGATAATTCGAGCAAACAATTTAAAGAAAGTCTACCGTGGCCGCGCTGTTGTTGATGGCGTGTCACTCAATATCGCGCAAGGGGAAGTCGTTGGCCTTTTAGGTCCCAATGGCGCCGGTAAGACCACCACTTTTTATATGATTGTAGGGCTTGTCAAGCCGCTTGAAGGTCAGGTGTTTCTAGATGATGTTGAGATAACGGATTGGCCGATCTATAAGCGGGCAAAGGCGAGCATAGGCTATCTTCCACAAGAACCATCTGTCTTTCGTAAGTTATCGGTTCAGGATAACCTGAAGCTAGTACTCGAAATGACGTATCTTACGACGAAGCAGCAAAAACAGAAGCTGGAAGAGCTTTTGGCTGACTTTCACATCAAGCATATCCGCGATTCGCATACCTACACTCTCTCAGGTGGCGAACGCCGCCGAGTCGAAATTGCCCGAGCATTGGCAACCGATCCCAAGTTCATCCTGCTCGATGAACCTTTCACTGGCATTGACCCGGTGACGATTGAGGAGTTACAGGAGATAGTCCGCCGCCTTAAAGATCGAGGGATTGGCGTTCTGATTACCGATCATAATGTCGAAGCGACTTTGGCGATTACCGATCGGTCTTATATTATTGTGGATGGGAAGATTATTGTCGAAGGTCTTCGCGAGGAAGTTCTTCGCAACGAACTGGCTCGCAAGCACTACTTCGGCACTAGTTTTGACCGCAATAGGTCCGAGTGGTCGGATTCGTTAGCTGATTTTCTCAACGGTCTGAGCTACCCCGCCAACAAAGCCTTGTTGATGCAGCAAGCCCGCAAGAAAAGCCCATCAGATACCGTGAGGCTTTTTATCCAAGACCTCCCGTCCGATATCACTTTCGAGTCCTATAAAGATTTAGAATCCCACTTCTCCCCAGCAGGAGATCCCGAGCCAGTTAGCGAAAAGTGATGGGGATATAGAGGCAAGAAGTAAGAGGCAAGATCCGGATTTAGGAATATCCTCATTTCCAAGGGAGATTATAAGGGGTCTCCGGATCAAAACGTGCCGTTAGGCACGTCACCCTGAGCTTTGTCGAAGGGTCTTCCGGAAGATTCCTCGACAAAGCTCGGAATGACGTCCTTTATGATGCTTCGGTAGCAGAGCGGAGCGGCACTGCCGGAGCTTTTCAGGATAAGATCAAGATAATGATTTCCTAACCCTAACACCGAAAACCAATCACCTTGTATTTATGGAGTAAAGATATGGAAACTGTTTCTTATGGAGGCTGGCCGAATTGTATCCGGCTTACTAATGGGGAAGTTGAGCTTATTGTTACCACTGATGTTGGACCGCGGGTAATACGATATGGGTTTGTTGGTGAGCAGAACGAATTTCATGAGTTCAAGGATCAGCTTGGAAAAGTAGGCGGCGATGAGTGGAGGATATACGGGGGGCATCGCTTATGGCATGCGCCGGAAAAGAATCCTCGCTCCTATGAGCCTTATAACGAAACTGTTCCGTATGAATGGGATGGACGATGGCTTCATCTTAGACCCAAAACTGAAGCTAACACCGGCATTCGAAAGGAAATGAGCATCCATCTGGCTGCTGAGGGAAGCCATGTAAAGATAATCCATCGGATTATAAATGAAGGCCAATGGGCTGTTAAGCTGGCCGTATGGCCTTTAACGGTGATGGCGCCCGGCGGCAAAGCGATTATTCCTCAAGAACCCTATGCGGCTCACACCGATGAACTTGCTCCTGCTCGTCCTTTGGTCTTATGGCGTTATACACGAATGGACGACCCGCGATGGACATGGAGCAGTAAATATATTCAATTGCGTCAAGACCCTAATGCGACTAGCCCTCAAAAGCTCGGCGCGCTAATAAAAGATGGCTGGGCAGCCTATTGGCGAAACAACCACCTGTTCTTCAAGTTCTTCCCTTATTCTAATGGCGCTCGATATGCTGATTACGGTTGCAATATGGAGTGCTTTACAAATGGTGACATGCTTGAGGTTGAGACGTTGGGGCCATTGACGAAGTTGGAACCAGGCGGAGGAACCGATCATATCGAGGGATGGTTTTTGCATAAAAATGTCCCCTCCGCAGAAATCGATGAAGACCTAGATAAAGTGATCGTTCCCT
The sequence above is drawn from the bacterium genome and encodes:
- the rlmN gene encoding 23S rRNA (adenine(2503)-C(2))-methyltransferase RlmN produces the protein MLELAEREKSILIGKTKEELSQWVQELGLPAFRGKQLAQWIYQRSVTEFSAMTDLPKAVREQLEAAAEISRTEIASELHSTDGVEKLLLKLHDDQIIETVMLPYEDRVSCCISTQVGCPMGCSFCATGQGGYTRNLTAGEMVEQVLIHQRLSQRRISHVVYMGMGEPLLNYENVIKSVHLLNDELGIGMRHVAISTVGIVPKIKELAKLRLQLTLAISLHAADDELRERIMRVSKKWSIADLMAACKEYIKFTGRKVTFEYLMLSEINDTEEQAKKLAKLVRGIQSVVNLIPFNYVDNELGYKRPSNDRIKAFRGYLENLGVNVTQRLERGQNIAGACGQLKGQHMAQKNDKTTSVSQK